A portion of the Methanofastidiosum sp. genome contains these proteins:
- a CDS encoding DUF211 domain-containing protein produces MSSIRVIVLDVLKPHKPILPDFANKLAEIPGIIGVNISVVEIDQKTETVKLSIQGDSIDYELLKEEIEKLGGTVHSIDKVAAGKRIIPEVETLQDRS; encoded by the coding sequence ATGAGTTCAATTAGGGTTATAGTTCTTGATGTTTTAAAACCCCATAAACCAATACTCCCAGATTTTGCAAATAAACTAGCAGAAATTCCTGGGATTATAGGCGTAAATATCTCAGTTGTTGAAATTGACCAAAAAACTGAAACAGTCAAACTTTCAATACAAGGGGACTCAATTGATTATGAATTATTAAAAGAAGAGATAGAAAAACTTGGCGGGACTGTACACAGCATAGACAAAGTTGCCGCAGGAAAAAGGATTATTCCTGAAGTAGAGACTTTGCAGGACAGATCTTAA
- a CDS encoding flavin reductase family protein → MKVKIDNLKGLRLLNPGPLVLITSKYQGKSNIVTVAWTSPISHSPPLISVSLSTKKLSHVLIGNSKEFTVNIPSMDLIDKVLQCGSESGRNVDKFKEFKLKEVKGKKVSCPSIKECFAFIECKVIDCFLCGDHYLFIGEIVNCEIEKDFYKDYVDIEKVKFINHLGGPYFTTPDKIVEKKRE, encoded by the coding sequence ATGAAGGTCAAAATAGATAATCTAAAGGGATTAAGGTTATTGAATCCTGGGCCACTAGTTTTAATCACATCAAAATATCAGGGCAAATCCAATATTGTTACTGTAGCATGGACTAGCCCCATCTCCCATTCTCCCCCTCTTATTTCAGTGTCTCTTTCAACGAAAAAGCTATCCCATGTTCTAATAGGCAATTCCAAAGAGTTTACTGTCAATATACCATCAATGGATCTAATTGACAAAGTATTACAGTGTGGGTCTGAGAGTGGAAGAAATGTTGATAAGTTCAAGGAATTCAAGCTTAAAGAAGTTAAAGGTAAAAAGGTATCATGCCCTTCAATAAAAGAATGCTTTGCTTTTATCGAGTGCAAAGTAATTGACTGCTTTTTATGTGGTGATCATTACCTTTTTATTGGGGAGATAGTAAATTGTGAAATTGAAAAAGATTTCTACAAGGACTACGTTGATATTGAGAAAGTTAAATTCATTAATCACCTAGGGGGGCCCTACTTTACAACGCCGGATAAAATAGTTGAAAAGAAAAGAGAATAG
- a CDS encoding FAD-dependent thymidylate synthase: protein MKVVLLEYTRNPETVCAVAALTSMKEGTPSDMLKEIDTENAKKRIQRVVGYGHYSVIEHASFTFSIEGISRACSHQLVRHRIASFTQQSQRYVKMEEVPFVTPPSIKKNKAAEEIFKKSLGDTSESYKKLLELGITPEDARFVLPNATKTNLVMTMNARELLHFFNLRCCNRAQWEIRDMAWEMLYQVLEVSPAIFESSGPKCISEGICTEGKASCGCYKLFDGKKIDERRIIVKEFYK, encoded by the coding sequence ATGAAAGTTGTTCTTTTAGAGTATACTAGGAATCCTGAAACTGTTTGTGCTGTAGCGGCCCTTACATCAATGAAGGAAGGAACTCCTTCTGATATGCTGAAGGAAATAGACACAGAAAATGCAAAAAAGAGGATTCAGCGAGTTGTTGGGTATGGTCACTATTCAGTTATTGAACACGCAAGTTTTACTTTTTCTATTGAAGGGATATCCAGGGCATGCTCACATCAGCTTGTAAGGCATAGAATAGCTTCTTTTACCCAGCAGAGCCAAAGGTATGTTAAGATGGAAGAAGTTCCATTTGTTACGCCTCCTTCCATTAAGAAAAACAAAGCTGCTGAAGAAATATTCAAAAAGAGCCTTGGGGATACTTCTGAAAGTTACAAGAAGCTCCTTGAATTGGGTATAACCCCCGAAGATGCAAGATTCGTACTTCCAAATGCAACAAAGACTAATCTTGTCATGACTATGAATGCAAGAGAACTACTACATTTCTTCAATTTACGTTGTTGCAACAGGGCACAATGGGAGATTAGGGATATGGCTTGGGAAATGCTATACCAAGTTCTTGAAGTTTCACCGGCCATATTTGAATCTTCTGGCCCAAAATGTATCAGCGAAGGTATATGCACTGAAGGTAAAGCTTCATGCGGTTGCTACAAGCTATTTGACGGAAAAAAGATTGATGAAAGAAGGATAATTGTCAAAGAATTTTATAAGTAA
- a CDS encoding adenosine monophosphate-protein transferase — MEMNVIDIKKDDGVEFIVGQGNFSIYTVDDLAKTLLTCVAGIKIGVAMNEAKPKLTRVAGNDEHLKELAANAALKIGAGHIFVIMMRGAFPINVLNNVKTHPAVCTVYGASENPFQVIVAKTNLGSSVIGVVDGTSAEKVEDKYEKKERRDILEKIGYKVE, encoded by the coding sequence ATGGAAATGAATGTCATTGACATAAAGAAGGATGATGGTGTAGAGTTTATAGTTGGACAGGGAAACTTTTCTATATATACCGTAGACGATCTAGCGAAGACTCTTTTAACATGTGTTGCAGGAATCAAGATAGGGGTTGCAATGAACGAGGCCAAACCTAAGCTAACAAGGGTTGCAGGAAACGATGAACATCTAAAAGAGCTTGCAGCAAATGCTGCTTTAAAGATAGGTGCAGGACATATATTTGTCATTATGATGCGAGGAGCCTTCCCAATTAATGTTTTAAACAATGTTAAAACCCATCCTGCAGTGTGCACTGTTTATGGTGCAAGTGAAAATCCCTTCCAAGTTATTGTGGCAAAGACAAATCTAGGAAGCTCTGTTATAGGTGTTGTTGATGGAACCTCAGCAGAAAAAGTTGAAGACAAATACGAAAAGAAAGAAAGAAGAGATATCTTAGAAAAAATAGGATATAAGGTAGAATGA
- the hypA gene encoding hydrogenase maturation nickel metallochaperone HypA codes for MHELSLADGMLKTVLEAAQKEKAKKIKSIKLEMGEILLVNTEQLTFCFDIISKGTIAEGAKLDIKFLKPRVHCNKCGKEFNISSENDFPILQMVCECGSNDVTILSGREFNIKSIKIEED; via the coding sequence ATGCATGAACTTTCTCTTGCAGACGGAATGCTAAAAACCGTGCTTGAAGCCGCTCAGAAAGAAAAGGCCAAGAAAATCAAATCGATTAAGTTAGAGATGGGGGAGATACTTTTAGTCAATACTGAGCAGCTTACATTCTGCTTTGACATAATCTCTAAAGGAACTATTGCAGAAGGTGCAAAGCTTGATATCAAATTTTTAAAGCCAAGAGTTCACTGCAATAAATGTGGCAAGGAATTTAATATTAGTTCTGAAAATGATTTCCCAATACTTCAGATGGTATGTGAATGTGGATCAAACGATGTCACAATTCTCTCCGGAAGAGAGTTTAACATAAAGTCTATAAAAATTGAAGAGGATTAA
- a CDS encoding signal recognition particle protein Srp19 (binds to 7S RNA to mediate binding of the signal recognition particle protein Srp54) yields MKGYIIWPSYIDKNLSKKGGRKLPKNLALDHPKFDEIKKALDTIGINHEIQKISKYPKEQGKEDRNLGRFVVEKKFSKNEILKKISKEIRKNRGGN; encoded by the coding sequence TTGAAGGGATATATAATATGGCCTTCTTATATTGATAAAAATCTTTCAAAGAAAGGCGGAAGGAAGCTTCCAAAGAATTTAGCTCTGGACCATCCAAAGTTTGACGAGATTAAAAAAGCTCTTGATACTATTGGAATAAATCATGAGATTCAAAAGATCTCAAAATACCCAAAGGAACAGGGAAAAGAAGACAGAAATCTTGGAAGATTTGTAGTTGAGAAAAAATTCTCCAAAAATGAAATACTTAAAAAAATATCAAAAGAGATAAGAAAAAATAGGGGTGGAAATTAA
- a CDS encoding dCMP deaminase family protein — protein MARMDIDTYFMSIAELVKKRSTCIKQHVGAVLVKEGYIISTGYNGAPRGLPHCSEETCLRQTLGSLEKSHLCRGVHAEQNTIIQAAIHGVSTENSTVYSTHFPCMSCTKILINAGVKEIVYGRDYDLDNEIKMNMIRDAGIRVKKLLLSD, from the coding sequence ATGGCAAGGATGGATATTGACACATATTTTATGAGTATTGCAGAGTTAGTTAAGAAAAGGTCTACATGTATCAAACAGCATGTGGGTGCGGTATTAGTCAAGGAGGGCTACATAATTTCTACAGGTTACAATGGTGCCCCGAGGGGCCTTCCTCACTGCTCAGAAGAAACATGCCTTAGGCAGACACTTGGTTCTCTTGAAAAATCACATTTGTGTAGAGGTGTTCATGCAGAACAGAATACTATAATTCAAGCTGCAATACATGGTGTTTCAACAGAGAATTCAACCGTATACTCTACGCACTTTCCCTGTATGTCCTGTACAAAGATTCTAATAAATGCGGGAGTTAAGGAAATAGTATATGGAAGAGACTATGACCTTGACAATGAAATAAAAATGAACATGATAAGGGATGCAGGCATCAGAGTAAAAAAATTGCTCTTGTCTGATTAA
- a CDS encoding replication factor C large subunit has protein sequence MLVEKYFPKNFSEIKGQQALVKDILAWINTWGNEKKALLIYGPPGSGKTTMVKVLAKELGYDLIELNASDKRDQTALNRIVGNAASSKTLFGYKKIILLDEADNIHGKEDFGGAKALLEIIKNTQNPIILTANSYWEVSQAIRDNCKLVQFKRLQSRTIFARLKEIAVAEKIEADDDVLMKIAEQSTGDMRAAINDLDSLGKKLVKGDEKLVGSRDTETSIFEALSKLYMSNSIDVRKEFFDIDKKPDELLLWIDENTPKAYKGRELLKSMDLISKSDIYLKRAFNTRNYSMWKYASDLMTGGVSVSGVTDPRYIAFSPPKYFQVLGSSKKMRETNKIILNKIGKKCHCSRKVARSYIPLISTLFLNPKKGALIANFFEFDMEEIKFIDEKNYRKIELAREELLKAPEKKEKIETVPVTAEKKIEPKNETTKKEKELPKENEKEDKQKNQQKTLFDF, from the coding sequence ATGCTTGTTGAGAAATACTTCCCAAAAAATTTTTCTGAGATAAAAGGTCAACAGGCACTTGTAAAGGATATTCTTGCTTGGATAAATACTTGGGGAAACGAAAAAAAAGCTCTTTTAATTTATGGACCGCCGGGCAGCGGTAAGACTACAATGGTCAAAGTTTTGGCCAAAGAACTTGGATATGATTTGATAGAGCTAAATGCCAGTGACAAAAGAGATCAGACTGCCCTAAACAGGATAGTTGGAAACGCTGCTTCTTCAAAGACTCTTTTTGGCTACAAGAAAATAATATTGCTGGATGAGGCAGACAATATCCATGGCAAGGAAGATTTTGGTGGAGCAAAAGCCCTACTTGAAATAATAAAAAATACACAAAATCCAATTATACTTACTGCAAACAGTTACTGGGAGGTATCTCAAGCTATAAGGGACAACTGCAAACTTGTACAATTTAAACGTCTTCAATCAAGGACAATCTTTGCTAGATTGAAAGAGATAGCTGTTGCAGAGAAAATTGAAGCAGATGATGATGTTCTAATGAAGATTGCAGAGCAATCGACAGGAGATATGAGGGCGGCCATTAATGATCTTGACTCCTTAGGTAAAAAGCTTGTAAAAGGGGACGAGAAATTAGTAGGTTCAAGAGATACAGAAACTTCAATTTTTGAGGCTCTTTCAAAACTTTACATGTCAAACTCCATTGATGTAAGAAAAGAGTTTTTTGACATTGACAAAAAGCCTGACGAACTCTTGCTATGGATCGATGAAAATACCCCAAAAGCCTACAAGGGTAGGGAGCTACTAAAATCTATGGACCTTATTTCAAAATCTGACATTTACTTAAAACGTGCATTTAATACCAGAAACTATTCAATGTGGAAGTATGCATCAGATCTCATGACTGGAGGGGTATCTGTTTCAGGGGTAACTGATCCACGATATATCGCTTTTTCTCCACCAAAATATTTTCAGGTCCTTGGGTCATCGAAGAAGATGAGAGAAACAAATAAGATAATCCTCAATAAGATCGGGAAAAAGTGCCACTGCTCTAGAAAAGTTGCAAGAAGTTACATACCCTTGATATCCACATTATTCTTAAATCCAAAGAAAGGTGCGCTCATAGCTAACTTTTTTGAATTTGATATGGAAGAAATTAAGTTTATTGATGAAAAAAATTATAGAAAGATAGAGCTAGCAAGAGAAGAGCTTTTAAAGGCGCCAGAAAAAAAAGAGAAAATTGAAACAGTTCCAGTAACAGCAGAGAAAAAAATAGAGCCCAAAAACGAAACTACTAAAAAAGAAAAAGAATTGCCAAAAGAAAACGAGAAAGAGGATAAACAAAAGAATCAACAAAAAACACTTTTTGACTTTTAG
- a CDS encoding NAD(P)/FAD-dependent oxidoreductase, which translates to MKKKVVIIGAGPAGLFSAYKLSENDKFDIVLLDRGRDVDSRKCPLEHTGVCDACNPCNVLYGAGGSGCLSDGILNLRPDIGGDLEELTGKADKALKLVNEVDSIFLEHGAPEKLFIGETEMIEALQRKAEASGIKFIQIPQRHIGSDYTPVVINSIKKYLEKKGVKFVLLADVTKIEKSKNNYITTYLQKNISHNIESDYVIAAPGRAGSSFLMSQINELGINIEHQPIDVGVRVEVSKVVMKPVIEVNRDPKFHIYSKTYDDFVRTFCTNHEGYVMKEQYDGYVGVNGHSMRDIKSQNSNFAFLSRVTLTSPVEDTTSYGVSIAKIATVLGGGKPLIQRFGDLRRGRRSTPERIRRSNIKPTLLSATPGDIAMALPYRIVTNLIESLERLDNVLPGVGSDSTLLYAPEIKFYGIKVKVDSSMETNLPNLFVAGDGVGLSRDIVNSAATGILAAQGILKKES; encoded by the coding sequence ATGAAGAAAAAAGTTGTTATAATAGGGGCGGGCCCTGCAGGTCTATTTTCCGCTTACAAACTTTCTGAAAATGATAAATTTGACATTGTTCTTTTAGATAGAGGCAGAGATGTAGATAGTAGAAAATGTCCACTTGAACATACAGGTGTGTGTGATGCTTGTAATCCCTGTAACGTCTTGTATGGGGCTGGCGGTTCAGGTTGCCTTTCAGATGGAATTCTAAATTTAAGGCCGGATATAGGAGGTGATCTGGAAGAGCTCACTGGAAAAGCAGACAAAGCATTAAAGCTAGTAAACGAAGTAGATTCAATATTTTTAGAACATGGTGCTCCTGAGAAACTTTTTATCGGCGAAACTGAGATGATCGAAGCTCTACAAAGAAAAGCTGAAGCATCAGGAATTAAGTTTATACAAATACCACAAAGGCACATAGGAAGCGACTATACTCCCGTAGTAATTAACTCAATAAAAAAATATCTCGAAAAAAAAGGAGTAAAATTTGTTCTGCTTGCAGACGTCACTAAAATAGAAAAAAGTAAGAATAATTATATTACCACATATTTACAAAAAAATATTTCTCATAATATAGAATCTGACTATGTCATCGCAGCCCCTGGAAGGGCAGGCTCTAGTTTTCTAATGTCTCAAATCAATGAACTCGGCATTAATATAGAGCACCAACCGATTGATGTTGGAGTTAGGGTTGAGGTTTCTAAAGTCGTGATGAAGCCGGTAATTGAAGTTAATAGAGATCCAAAATTTCACATCTACTCTAAGACCTATGATGATTTTGTAAGGACTTTTTGTACAAATCATGAAGGATATGTAATGAAGGAACAGTATGATGGGTATGTTGGTGTAAACGGCCATTCAATGAGGGACATCAAATCCCAGAATAGCAACTTTGCTTTTCTTTCAAGGGTCACATTGACATCGCCTGTTGAAGATACTACTTCTTATGGCGTCTCTATTGCTAAGATAGCTACAGTCCTTGGAGGGGGGAAACCGCTGATACAGAGATTTGGTGATTTGAGAAGAGGAAGAAGATCAACACCTGAGAGGATTAGAAGAAGCAATATTAAACCAACACTTCTGTCTGCAACTCCCGGCGACATAGCAATGGCATTGCCTTATAGAATAGTAACAAATTTAATAGAATCACTTGAAAGATTGGATAATGTACTCCCTGGAGTTGGAAGCGATTCAACACTCCTATATGCTCCTGAGATTAAGTTCTATGGTATAAAGGTAAAAGTTGATTCATCAATGGAAACTAATCTCCCAAATCTTTTCGTTGCAGGAGATGGAGTTGGGCTTTCAAGAGATATAGTAAACTCAGCAGCTACAGGCATTCTTGCAGCACAAGGGATATTGAAAAAGGAGAGTTAA
- a CDS encoding serine/threonine protein kinase produces MENIISDIRYIDYPSFSNERASLLKNSLLEKGVEEIYSFGKVEIGTDRAIGKGNTSIIFLGKLKNKKVTIKIERSDSERKGSLKKEARYLIKANQHGVGPKIYGYEDNYIIMEYVEGNQLIEGVFDKEDIFDITRQCNALDGAKINHRQIQGGKHIICGKKNVIIDFEKAHLSNTPKNVTSFLSMCFLSDCLVRERIKAIFDFEEEFIKTLLKDYKYNCNIEELINNIQ; encoded by the coding sequence ATGGAAAATATCATAAGCGATATAAGATATATTGATTACCCTTCTTTCTCAAATGAGAGAGCTTCCTTATTGAAAAATTCTCTTCTTGAAAAAGGGGTTGAAGAAATCTACTCATTTGGTAAAGTTGAAATTGGAACTGATAGGGCAATCGGTAAAGGCAACACATCGATTATCTTTTTGGGTAAATTGAAAAACAAGAAAGTAACAATCAAAATTGAAAGATCTGACTCAGAAAGAAAAGGCTCACTAAAAAAAGAAGCTAGATATCTAATTAAGGCAAACCAGCATGGTGTTGGTCCAAAGATATACGGGTATGAAGATAATTACATAATAATGGAGTATGTTGAAGGCAATCAATTAATAGAAGGTGTGTTTGACAAAGAGGATATATTTGATATCACAAGGCAGTGCAACGCTCTTGATGGGGCAAAAATTAATCACAGGCAGATCCAAGGAGGAAAGCACATTATTTGCGGTAAAAAAAATGTTATAATAGATTTTGAAAAAGCACACTTATCAAATACTCCAAAAAATGTCACGTCTTTTTTATCCATGTGTTTCTTATCAGATTGCCTTGTTAGAGAGAGAATAAAGGCGATATTTGATTTTGAAGAAGAATTCATTAAGACACTTTTAAAAGATTATAAATACAATTGCAATATAGAAGAGCTTATTAATAATATCCAATAA
- a CDS encoding HAD-IIA family hydrolase: MKDIQYIFMDIDGVLYRGHYPINGAKEFIDYLIEEGIKFICVTNNSAKTPSNYSKRLRNMKINIGEHEIINSGVATVEFLKDTFLKEKENLSAYVVGGDGLVSLIENSGIKIDENNPDIVVVGWDISFTYEKMKKASLAIQNGAIYIGTNPDLTYPSHEGILPGCGAILASITAASGVEPIIIGKPKTLIMEMAAKRISAKKDQSLMIGDRIDTDILAGRNFGIRTALVLSGVVDKSEALKSHIKSDYVFEDMMELYINLKKSRKV, encoded by the coding sequence TTGAAAGACATCCAGTATATATTCATGGACATAGACGGCGTTCTCTATAGGGGCCATTATCCAATAAATGGTGCTAAAGAATTCATTGACTATTTAATTGAAGAAGGAATTAAGTTTATTTGCGTCACCAATAACTCTGCCAAAACTCCTTCCAACTATTCAAAAAGATTAAGAAATATGAAAATAAATATTGGTGAACATGAAATAATAAACTCTGGAGTCGCAACTGTAGAATTTTTGAAGGATACATTCCTAAAAGAAAAAGAAAATCTAAGTGCATATGTTGTAGGTGGTGATGGGTTAGTATCCTTAATAGAGAATTCTGGGATAAAAATAGATGAAAATAATCCCGATATAGTTGTCGTGGGGTGGGATATATCTTTTACATATGAGAAGATGAAGAAAGCGTCACTTGCAATCCAGAACGGCGCAATATATATAGGTACTAATCCTGATCTGACATACCCATCGCATGAAGGGATTCTCCCAGGGTGTGGTGCAATTTTGGCATCAATAACGGCTGCAAGTGGTGTTGAGCCCATTATAATAGGAAAGCCCAAAACGTTAATCATGGAAATGGCCGCTAAACGAATCTCTGCAAAAAAAGATCAAAGCTTGATGATTGGGGATAGAATTGATACGGACATATTGGCAGGAAGAAACTTTGGGATTAGAACTGCACTTGTATTGAGTGGAGTAGTTGACAAATCTGAAGCTTTAAAATCCCATATAAAATCAGATTATGTCTTTGAAGATATGATGGAGTTATATATCAATCTAAAAAAATCTAGAAAGGTGTAA
- a CDS encoding nitroreductase family protein encodes MEALDAIRTRRSVRKFTDKLIPKEMIDKLLEAAMSAPSAGNQQPWHFVVIDDKNILNEVPKVSLYAPMAKEATAAIVICGDPSLEKYPGFWVQDCSAATQNILLAAHALGLGAVWSGIYPLEDRASGFRKLLGIPENIVPLSIVIMGYPVEMPKPVTRFKEERVKYNKWQ; translated from the coding sequence ATGGAAGCCCTAGATGCAATCCGTACAAGGAGAAGTGTAAGAAAATTTACAGATAAATTGATACCAAAAGAGATGATTGATAAACTATTGGAAGCGGCTATGAGTGCACCGTCTGCCGGAAATCAACAGCCTTGGCATTTTGTTGTCATTGACGATAAAAATATTTTAAATGAGGTCCCTAAGGTGAGTCTTTACGCTCCTATGGCAAAGGAAGCTACTGCTGCAATAGTAATCTGTGGTGACCCCAGTTTGGAAAAGTATCCGGGATTTTGGGTTCAGGACTGCTCAGCTGCTACCCAGAACATTTTACTTGCTGCTCACGCCCTTGGTTTGGGTGCTGTTTGGTCTGGGATATACCCTCTTGAAGACAGGGCCAGTGGCTTTAGAAAATTACTTGGAATCCCAGAAAATATCGTGCCACTCTCGATAGTGATAATGGGATACCCTGTAGAGATGCCAAAACCAGTAACTAGATTCAAAGAAGAAAGGGTAAAATATAACAAATGGCAATAA
- a CDS encoding pyridoxal phosphate-dependent aminotransferase — protein sequence MPEHSISSSLDKIPKSGIRKLFDLAQNMEGIISLGIGEPDFDTPSHIVESSIKALKEGKTYYSPNSGILELRQAISEKMKSQNKVDVSENEIIVTVGGGEALSLAIQSSIKSGDGVIVPSPAFVAYVPTVMLSGGNPIEVECREDENFILNPDLLEEKITENTELLILNSPSNPTGSVMKKSDLEKISDIVMEYNLKVLSDEVYESLIYDGKKHVSIASLNGMENNVITVNSFSKTYSMTGWRVGYLCSKDEILLDRMLKLHMYGPVCNNTFAQFGALEALKGPQDFVDQMREEFEDRRNLLLSRIKKMKGVSAIKPEGSFYLFMNISGMGIKSEEFSEKLLNQEKVVTVPGLAFGPYSDDYVRLAYPLKKDKINEACDRMERFLSKF from the coding sequence ATGCCTGAACATTCTATATCGTCATCACTTGATAAGATCCCAAAATCTGGTATAAGGAAATTATTTGATCTTGCACAGAATATGGAAGGAATCATAAGTCTTGGGATCGGGGAACCTGACTTTGACACTCCTTCACATATAGTAGAATCTTCTATTAAAGCCCTTAAAGAGGGAAAAACTTACTATTCTCCAAATTCTGGAATTTTAGAATTGAGACAAGCCATCTCTGAAAAGATGAAAAGCCAGAACAAAGTCGATGTATCCGAAAATGAAATCATAGTAACTGTTGGCGGGGGAGAAGCTCTGTCACTTGCAATCCAGTCTTCAATAAAAAGCGGGGATGGGGTTATCGTTCCTTCGCCCGCTTTTGTTGCTTACGTTCCTACAGTTATGCTTTCTGGAGGGAATCCAATCGAAGTAGAATGCCGAGAAGATGAAAATTTTATATTGAATCCCGACCTTTTAGAAGAAAAAATAACTGAAAATACAGAACTATTAATACTGAATTCCCCTTCAAATCCTACTGGATCAGTCATGAAGAAAAGTGACTTAGAAAAGATTTCAGATATAGTTATGGAATACAATCTAAAGGTATTGTCTGATGAAGTTTATGAGAGCCTTATCTATGACGGTAAAAAACATGTCAGCATCGCATCACTTAATGGCATGGAAAATAATGTTATAACTGTGAACTCATTTTCAAAAACTTATTCTATGACGGGCTGGAGAGTTGGATACCTATGCTCAAAAGACGAAATCCTCCTTGATAGAATGTTAAAACTCCATATGTACGGTCCTGTGTGCAACAATACTTTTGCCCAATTTGGTGCTCTGGAAGCTCTTAAAGGGCCTCAAGACTTTGTGGATCAGATGAGGGAAGAATTTGAAGATAGAAGAAATCTCCTTTTGAGTAGAATCAAAAAAATGAAAGGGGTTAGTGCAATAAAACCTGAAGGTTCATTCTATCTTTTTATGAACATATCTGGCATGGGTATTAAATCAGAAGAGTTCTCTGAGAAACTTTTAAATCAAGAGAAGGTCGTCACAGTTCCAGGTTTAGCTTTTGGCCCATACTCGGATGACTATGTGAGGCTTGCATATCCGCTTAAAAAAGATAAGATCAATGAGGCATGTGACAGGATGGAAAGATTTCTTTCTAAATTTTAA
- a CDS encoding replication factor C small subunit: MEFEKPWTEKYRPQKLDDIVGRDPIIRRLKSYVDKKSMPHLLFAGPPGVGKTTAAIALAKEIFGEYWKQNFQETNASDERGINVVREKIKDFARTKPIGGDFKIIFLDESDALTSDAQNALRRTMEVYTSTCRFILSCNYSSRIIDPIQSRCAIFRFGPLSTDAIKTMIKKIAEEEKIDLKEDGLNAIAYVSEGDMRKAINALQASSGIGDSITESLVYQVTSRAKPEEIKNMMKVALSGDFIASRKILQSLLLEQGLSGEDIIMQMHRETFNLEVSDKEKVRIVDMIGEADFRLVQGANEFIQLEYLLANLSSG, translated from the coding sequence ATGGAGTTTGAAAAACCCTGGACGGAAAAGTACAGGCCTCAAAAGCTTGACGATATAGTTGGAAGAGATCCCATAATTAGAAGACTTAAATCCTATGTTGATAAAAAGTCTATGCCGCACTTGTTATTTGCTGGACCTCCAGGTGTTGGAAAGACCACAGCGGCTATAGCCCTTGCAAAGGAAATATTTGGGGAATACTGGAAGCAGAATTTTCAAGAAACAAATGCTTCAGATGAGAGAGGTATTAATGTAGTTAGGGAGAAAATAAAGGACTTTGCAAGAACTAAACCCATAGGTGGAGATTTCAAGATAATATTTTTAGATGAATCTGATGCTCTTACTTCTGATGCCCAGAATGCATTGAGGAGAACTATGGAGGTTTATACATCGACCTGCAGATTCATTCTTTCATGTAATTACTCTTCTAGGATTATTGACCCAATACAATCCAGGTGTGCAATATTCAGATTTGGACCGTTGTCAACTGATGCAATAAAAACTATGATTAAGAAGATTGCCGAGGAAGAAAAAATTGATCTTAAAGAAGACGGCCTTAATGCAATTGCCTATGTTTCTGAAGGAGATATGAGAAAGGCCATAAATGCGCTCCAGGCTTCATCGGGCATCGGAGATTCAATAACAGAGAGTTTAGTCTATCAGGTGACCTCAAGAGCGAAACCTGAAGAGATTAAAAATATGATGAAGGTTGCTCTATCTGGAGATTTTATAGCTTCTAGAAAGATACTTCAGTCACTTCTTTTAGAGCAAGGGTTGTCGGGAGAAGACATAATAATGCAGATGCACAGGGAGACATTCAATTTAGAAGTATCCGATAAGGAGAAAGTTAGAATTGTTGATATGATAGGTGAGGCAGACTTCAGGCTCGTTCAAGGGGCTAATGAGTTTATCCAGCTTGAATATCTTCTCGCCAATCTTTCCTCAGGATAA